In one Rutidosis leptorrhynchoides isolate AG116_Rl617_1_P2 chromosome 8, CSIRO_AGI_Rlap_v1, whole genome shotgun sequence genomic region, the following are encoded:
- the LOC139862977 gene encoding methylesterase 17, with product MAKTEHKPHFVFIHGIGGGSWCWYKVKCLMYNFGYTATCIDLKGAGIDPSDPNKILSFDDYNKPLIDFLESLPNDEQVILVGHSAGGLSVTDATRKFPNKISLAVYVAATMLKEGVVTEQDIKDGVPDLSEFGDVYDLEFGLGSDQPPTSAIIKKEFQHNLLYHMSPPEDSSLAAMLLRPGPVYALQHTRFKEGNEGVEKVPHIYIKTMYDRVMKPEQQDNMIVRWPPSNVYVLESDHSPNFSSPFVLCGILVKASQSISRTCT from the exons ATGGCAAAAACTGAACACAAGCCACACTTTGTGTTCATTCATGGTATAGGAGGTGGCAGTTGGTGTTGGTACAAGGTGAAATGCCTTATGTACAACTTCGGCTACACCGCAACTTGTATAGACCTCAAAGGTGCTGGTATCGATCCATCCGATCCAAACAAGATTCTCTCGTTTGATGATTACAACAAGCCTCTTATCGACTTCTTGGAATCATTGCCTAACGACGAACAG GTGATTTTGGTAGGTCATAGTGCCGGAGGGCTAAGTGTAACGGATGCAACTCGTAAGTTTCCGAATAAGATAAGCCTCGCGGTTTATGTTGCTGCAACGATGCTAAAAGAGGGAGTTGTGACCGAGCAAGATATCAAAGAT GGTGTCCCTGATTTATCAGAATTTGGTGATGTTTATGATTTGGAATTTGGGCTGGGCTCCGATCAACCGCCTACGTCTGCAATAATTAAAAAAGAATTTCAACATAACCTTCTATATCATATGAGCCCTCCTGAA GATTCTTCATTAGCAGCAATGTTACTAAGACCAGGACCTGTTTATGCATTACAACATACTCGATTCAAAGAAGGGAACGAAGGTGTGGAAAAGGTGCCACATATATACATCAAAACGATGTACGATAGAGTCATGAAACCCGAACAACAAGACAATATGATAGTGAGATGGCCACCTTCAAATGTATACGTTCTCGAAAGTGATCATAGCCCAAATTTCTCTAGTCCTTTCGTCTTGTGTGGTATATTAGTCAAGGCTTCGCAATCCATCAGTCGAACGTGTACCTAG